One window of the Strix uralensis isolate ZFMK-TIS-50842 chromosome 3, bStrUra1, whole genome shotgun sequence genome contains the following:
- the COQ3 gene encoding ubiquinone biosynthesis O-methyltransferase, mitochondrial isoform X2 — MECAAVYFLFQYVMKQESEPSADNYDHADLSFQTGLRGTLQNYNWQIQLKSGSTLPVSKTEIKSSVFTVKRLFSTSHSSVDSKEMKKFQLLAHKWWDEEGEYSALHSMNDIRVPFIRDTLLNMSSNYHLGNPLSGVKILDVGCGGGLLSEPLGRLGASVTGIDPLEDNIRTADQHKSFDPVLAKRIQYKSSSLEEIVEESMETFDVIVASEVVEHVADLEMFIKCCSRVLKPEGSLFITTINKTQLSYILGIVVAEKIMGIVPEGTHEWEKFVPPEELERLLESNGFSVKTVNGMLYNPLSGSWSWMESTSVNYAMHAVKSGAWGQSSPTDALSESESEQPSATAGTAV, encoded by the exons ATGGAGTGTGCAGCTGTATATTTCTTATTCCAATATGTAATGAAACAGGAATCGGAGCCCAGTGCTGATAACT ATGACCATGCTGATCTGTCTTTTCAGACAGGCCTGAGAGGTACGCTTCAGAACTACAACTGGCAAATACAGCTGAAATCCGGTAGTACTCTGCCTGTCTCtaagactgaaataaaaagcagcGT GTTCACAGTGAAGAGGCTTTTCAGCACTTCACACTCATCAGTGGATtcaaaggaaatgaagaaattcCAGCTCCTTGCACATAAGTGGTGGGATGAAGAAGGAGAATATTCAGCCCTTCATTCTATGAATGATATTAGAGTGCCATTTATTAG agatACTCTGTTGAACATGAGTAGTAATTATCATCTGGGAAATCCACTTTCTGGAGTAAAGATTCTCGACGTTGGCTGTGGTGGTGGACTGCTAAGTGAG CCTTTAGGTAGACTGGGAGCTTCAGTTACTGGAATTGATCCTCTGGAGGACAACATTAGAACAGCAGATCAGCACAAGTCATTTGATCCGGTCCTGGCCAAGAGAATACAGTACAAGTCCAGTTCACTGGAGGAGATTGTGGAAGAGTCTATGGAAACCTTTGATGTAATTGTAGCTTCTGAAGTAGTGGAGCATGTGGCTGACCTTGAAATGTTTATCAAGTGTTGCTCTCGGGTGTTAAAG CCTGAAGGTTCCTTATTCATTACTACAATCAATAAAACACAGTTGTCCTATATCCTGGGAATTGTGGTTGCAGAAAAAATAATGGGCATTGTACCAGAAGGAACACATGAGTGGGAGAAGTTTGTTCCCCCTGAAGAACTGGAGCGCCTCCTGGAATCAA atGGCTTTTCGGTCAAGACTGTGAATGGGATGTTGTATAATCCCCTCTCAGGGTCGTGGAGCTGGATGGAAAGCACGAGCGTTAACTATGCAATGCACGCGGTAAAATCTGGGGCTTGGGGACAGTCAAGCCCAACAGACGCCCTGTCAGAGTCGGAGAGTGAACAGCCCTCAGCCACAGCTGGCACTGCTGTGTGA
- the COQ3 gene encoding ubiquinone biosynthesis O-methyltransferase, mitochondrial isoform X3 — translation MECAAVYFLFQYVMKQESEPSADNCLRGTLQNYNWQIQLKSGSTLPVSKTEIKSSVFTVKRLFSTSHSSVDSKEMKKFQLLAHKWWDEEGEYSALHSMNDIRVPFIRDTLLNMSSNYHLGNPLSGVKILDVGCGGGLLSEPLGRLGASVTGIDPLEDNIRTADQHKSFDPVLAKRIQYKSSSLEEIVEESMETFDVIVASEVVEHVADLEMFIKCCSRVLKPEGSLFITTINKTQLSYILGIVVAEKIMGIVPEGTHEWEKFVPPEELERLLESNGFSVKTVNGMLYNPLSGSWSWMESTSVNYAMHAVKSGAWGQSSPTDALSESESEQPSATAGTAV, via the exons ATGGAGTGTGCAGCTGTATATTTCTTATTCCAATATGTAATGAAACAGGAATCGGAGCCCAGTGCTGATAACT GCCTGAGAGGTACGCTTCAGAACTACAACTGGCAAATACAGCTGAAATCCGGTAGTACTCTGCCTGTCTCtaagactgaaataaaaagcagcGT GTTCACAGTGAAGAGGCTTTTCAGCACTTCACACTCATCAGTGGATtcaaaggaaatgaagaaattcCAGCTCCTTGCACATAAGTGGTGGGATGAAGAAGGAGAATATTCAGCCCTTCATTCTATGAATGATATTAGAGTGCCATTTATTAG agatACTCTGTTGAACATGAGTAGTAATTATCATCTGGGAAATCCACTTTCTGGAGTAAAGATTCTCGACGTTGGCTGTGGTGGTGGACTGCTAAGTGAG CCTTTAGGTAGACTGGGAGCTTCAGTTACTGGAATTGATCCTCTGGAGGACAACATTAGAACAGCAGATCAGCACAAGTCATTTGATCCGGTCCTGGCCAAGAGAATACAGTACAAGTCCAGTTCACTGGAGGAGATTGTGGAAGAGTCTATGGAAACCTTTGATGTAATTGTAGCTTCTGAAGTAGTGGAGCATGTGGCTGACCTTGAAATGTTTATCAAGTGTTGCTCTCGGGTGTTAAAG CCTGAAGGTTCCTTATTCATTACTACAATCAATAAAACACAGTTGTCCTATATCCTGGGAATTGTGGTTGCAGAAAAAATAATGGGCATTGTACCAGAAGGAACACATGAGTGGGAGAAGTTTGTTCCCCCTGAAGAACTGGAGCGCCTCCTGGAATCAA atGGCTTTTCGGTCAAGACTGTGAATGGGATGTTGTATAATCCCCTCTCAGGGTCGTGGAGCTGGATGGAAAGCACGAGCGTTAACTATGCAATGCACGCGGTAAAATCTGGGGCTTGGGGACAGTCAAGCCCAACAGACGCCCTGTCAGAGTCGGAGAGTGAACAGCCCTCAGCCACAGCTGGCACTGCTGTGTGA
- the COQ3 gene encoding ubiquinone biosynthesis O-methyltransferase, mitochondrial isoform X1, translated as MWGGGGGAAARALTRALGRRRAAGALPGAAGDDHADLSFQTGLRGTLQNYNWQIQLKSGSTLPVSKTEIKSSVFTVKRLFSTSHSSVDSKEMKKFQLLAHKWWDEEGEYSALHSMNDIRVPFIRDTLLNMSSNYHLGNPLSGVKILDVGCGGGLLSEPLGRLGASVTGIDPLEDNIRTADQHKSFDPVLAKRIQYKSSSLEEIVEESMETFDVIVASEVVEHVADLEMFIKCCSRVLKPEGSLFITTINKTQLSYILGIVVAEKIMGIVPEGTHEWEKFVPPEELERLLESNGFSVKTVNGMLYNPLSGSWSWMESTSVNYAMHAVKSGAWGQSSPTDALSESESEQPSATAGTAV; from the exons atgtggggcggcggcggcggggcggcggcccgAGCCCTCACCCGCGCCCTCGggcgccggcgggcggcgggcgcgctgccgggggctgcgggcg ATGACCATGCTGATCTGTCTTTTCAGACAGGCCTGAGAGGTACGCTTCAGAACTACAACTGGCAAATACAGCTGAAATCCGGTAGTACTCTGCCTGTCTCtaagactgaaataaaaagcagcGT GTTCACAGTGAAGAGGCTTTTCAGCACTTCACACTCATCAGTGGATtcaaaggaaatgaagaaattcCAGCTCCTTGCACATAAGTGGTGGGATGAAGAAGGAGAATATTCAGCCCTTCATTCTATGAATGATATTAGAGTGCCATTTATTAG agatACTCTGTTGAACATGAGTAGTAATTATCATCTGGGAAATCCACTTTCTGGAGTAAAGATTCTCGACGTTGGCTGTGGTGGTGGACTGCTAAGTGAG CCTTTAGGTAGACTGGGAGCTTCAGTTACTGGAATTGATCCTCTGGAGGACAACATTAGAACAGCAGATCAGCACAAGTCATTTGATCCGGTCCTGGCCAAGAGAATACAGTACAAGTCCAGTTCACTGGAGGAGATTGTGGAAGAGTCTATGGAAACCTTTGATGTAATTGTAGCTTCTGAAGTAGTGGAGCATGTGGCTGACCTTGAAATGTTTATCAAGTGTTGCTCTCGGGTGTTAAAG CCTGAAGGTTCCTTATTCATTACTACAATCAATAAAACACAGTTGTCCTATATCCTGGGAATTGTGGTTGCAGAAAAAATAATGGGCATTGTACCAGAAGGAACACATGAGTGGGAGAAGTTTGTTCCCCCTGAAGAACTGGAGCGCCTCCTGGAATCAA atGGCTTTTCGGTCAAGACTGTGAATGGGATGTTGTATAATCCCCTCTCAGGGTCGTGGAGCTGGATGGAAAGCACGAGCGTTAACTATGCAATGCACGCGGTAAAATCTGGGGCTTGGGGACAGTCAAGCCCAACAGACGCCCTGTCAGAGTCGGAGAGTGAACAGCCCTCAGCCACAGCTGGCACTGCTGTGTGA